From one Pseudactinotalea sp. HY158 genomic stretch:
- a CDS encoding DUF2469 domain-containing protein translates to MSAEDLEKYETDAELELYREYRDVVHLFSYVVETERRFYLANQVDLQVRSAGGEVFFELTLADAWVWDVYRSARFVKSVRVVTFKDVNVEELAKADLELP, encoded by the coding sequence GTGAGTGCAGAGGACCTGGAGAAGTACGAGACCGACGCCGAACTCGAGCTCTACCGCGAGTATCGCGACGTCGTGCATCTGTTCAGCTACGTGGTCGAGACCGAGCGCCGGTTCTACCTGGCCAATCAGGTGGATCTGCAGGTGCGCTCGGCGGGCGGGGAGGTGTTCTTCGAGCTGACCCTGGCCGACGCCTGGGTGTGGGACGTCTATCGCTCCGCCCGGTTCGTCAAGTCCGTCCGCGTGGTCACGTTCAAGGACGTGAACGTGGAGGAACTCGCCAAGGCCGACCTGGAACTCCCCTGA
- a CDS encoding ribonuclease HII: MPASAPTRTLEKELLASHARIAGMDEVGRGALAGPVSVGVVVVDGSTGRLPAGLRDSKLLTPEARMRLLDPIRRWCVAGAVGHASPAEIDAYGIIAALRLAGHRALAQVCGAGCVPDLVLLDGVHDWLTPVQPQVPVLPALPGPALPGAVLPGAVLPGAVLPGAVQSEQIRPGQIRPGTVQSDGAGGQPARGGRESAPLGCPPVQTHVKGDLRISAIAAASVLAKTERDEMMVGHHEAYPGFGWDSNKGYAAAAHTDALRRLGPSPLHRRSWRLPGVEPTFVQAGLLD, encoded by the coding sequence ATGCCCGCATCCGCCCCCACGCGCACGCTCGAGAAGGAGCTGCTGGCCTCCCACGCGCGGATCGCAGGCATGGACGAGGTCGGCCGGGGCGCCCTCGCCGGGCCGGTGAGCGTCGGGGTCGTGGTCGTGGACGGCTCGACCGGGCGGCTGCCGGCCGGGCTGCGCGATTCCAAGCTCCTCACCCCCGAGGCCCGGATGCGACTGTTGGATCCGATCCGCCGCTGGTGCGTGGCCGGCGCGGTCGGGCACGCGAGCCCGGCCGAGATCGACGCGTACGGCATCATCGCGGCGCTGCGCCTGGCCGGGCACCGGGCGCTGGCGCAGGTGTGCGGGGCCGGCTGCGTGCCGGATCTCGTGCTGCTCGACGGCGTGCACGACTGGCTCACCCCGGTGCAGCCGCAGGTGCCCGTGCTTCCGGCGCTGCCGGGGCCGGCGCTGCCCGGTGCGGTGCTGCCGGGTGCGGTGCTGCCGGGTGCGGTGCTGCCGGGTGCGGTTCAGTCGGAGCAGATCCGGCCGGGGCAGATCCGGCCAGGGACGGTGCAGTCGGACGGCGCCGGCGGCCAGCCGGCACGTGGCGGCCGGGAGTCCGCACCGCTGGGCTGCCCGCCGGTGCAGACCCACGTCAAGGGCGACCTGCGCATCAGCGCGATCGCCGCCGCCTCCGTGCTCGCCAAGACCGAGCGTGACGAGATGATGGTCGGCCACCACGAGGCGTATCCGGGCTTCGGGTGGGACTCGAACAAGGGATACGCGGCCGCCGCCCACACCGACGCGTTGCGGCGCCTCGGCCCCTCGCCGCTGCACCGGCGGTCGTGGCGGCTCCCGGGCGTCGAGCCCACGTTCGTGCAGGCCGGCCTGCTCGACTAG
- the rimM gene encoding ribosome maturation factor RimM (Essential for efficient processing of 16S rRNA): MTEEPMLLRIATIGAPNGLRGLARLRLHTDRPTERLAVGTTLTSAAGPLTIAALLRRESHWYASFEGYEDRTAVEGLRGVELLTEPESEPDAWYPHELAGLRAEDPTGRVLGQIRGLEYYPAHDVLVLAETSGARTLVPFVAAIVPVVDVPGGRVVIDPPAGLLAGDADDSADTADTADPGDTADRADTTDTDERP; this comes from the coding sequence GTGACTGAGGAACCGATGCTGCTGCGGATCGCCACGATCGGCGCCCCGAACGGGCTGCGCGGGCTCGCACGGCTGCGCCTGCACACCGACCGCCCGACCGAGCGGCTCGCGGTGGGCACGACGCTGACGAGCGCGGCCGGCCCGCTCACGATCGCCGCACTGCTGCGGCGCGAATCCCACTGGTACGCGAGCTTCGAGGGCTACGAGGACCGCACTGCGGTCGAGGGCCTCCGGGGCGTCGAGCTCCTGACCGAGCCCGAGAGTGAACCCGACGCGTGGTACCCGCACGAGCTCGCCGGGCTGCGGGCGGAGGATCCCACCGGCCGGGTGCTCGGCCAGATCCGTGGGCTCGAGTACTACCCGGCCCACGACGTGCTCGTGCTCGCCGAAACCTCCGGGGCGCGCACGCTCGTGCCGTTCGTCGCCGCCATCGTGCCCGTGGTCGACGTTCCCGGCGGGCGGGTCGTGATCGACCCGCCGGCGGGTCTGCTCGCCGGTGATGCCGACGACAGTGCCGATACTGCCGATACTGCCGACCCCGGCGACACAGCCGACAGAGCTGACACCACCGACACGGACGAGCGCCCGTGA
- a CDS encoding GNAT family N-acetyltransferase, producing the protein MSVRRARLSDAADLADVAARTFPLACPPGFPPAEAAAFVAENLTAAAFRGWAKARRRQLWLAEVAGAVVGYAMVVLDHRGPLAPTVLTGSTGPSGPAGRVGDLNKVYVLPEHHGSGVADRLLEAAIEGAAAAGMARLWLGVNQRNARAQAFYRRHSFAVAGERTFTVGARVEDDYVMERTLDPDGFPPRPGV; encoded by the coding sequence GTGAGCGTGCGCCGCGCCCGGCTCTCCGACGCCGCCGACCTTGCCGACGTCGCGGCCCGCACCTTCCCGCTCGCCTGCCCGCCCGGATTCCCGCCCGCGGAGGCGGCGGCCTTCGTTGCGGAGAACCTGACCGCGGCCGCGTTCCGGGGCTGGGCCAAGGCGCGGCGGCGACAGCTCTGGCTCGCCGAGGTCGCCGGGGCCGTCGTGGGCTACGCGATGGTCGTGCTCGACCACCGGGGCCCCCTCGCGCCCACTGTGTTGACCGGGTCCACTGGGCCGAGTGGGCCGGCCGGCCGGGTCGGCGACCTGAACAAGGTCTACGTGCTGCCCGAGCACCACGGCAGCGGCGTCGCGGACCGGCTGCTCGAGGCCGCGATCGAGGGCGCCGCCGCGGCCGGGATGGCCCGCCTGTGGCTCGGCGTGAACCAACGCAACGCCCGCGCCCAGGCCTTCTACCGGCGTCATTCATTCGCCGTCGCGGGGGAGCGCACGTTCACCGTCGGCGCGCGCGTCGAGGACGACTACGTGATGGAGCGCACGCTCGACCCGGATGGATTTCCACCGCGGCCCGGGGTGTGA
- a CDS encoding DUF1353 domain-containing protein produces the protein MSTAGGRFEDAADGGPLRLDLRSIDGHDFQVLRRFAYVSAEYEEPFVAPSDPDTFRTDLASVPWIFTWLVPRSGIFLPAAVLHDATVRRCYTGPYLDRAGADRLFRRAARDLGTGVIRCWLMWAAVTMATLWSRPRARWYWRGVVAGLIAAVVVLGALATGDLFGVGPGVPWMGHGPLWTRILGGAAGALVIPSVLALSWGRRLAPAGVIAGITLAFLLHVTVAIAVLYALYRLLERLVSGPSLGARPPAG, from the coding sequence GTGAGCACGGCGGGGGGCCGATTCGAGGACGCCGCGGACGGCGGCCCGCTGCGGCTGGACCTGCGCAGCATCGACGGCCACGACTTCCAGGTGCTCCGCCGGTTCGCCTACGTCAGCGCGGAATACGAGGAGCCGTTCGTGGCGCCGTCCGATCCGGACACGTTCCGCACCGACCTGGCCTCCGTGCCGTGGATCTTCACCTGGCTCGTGCCCCGCAGCGGCATCTTCCTGCCGGCCGCGGTCCTGCACGATGCGACCGTGCGCCGCTGCTACACCGGTCCGTACCTCGATCGCGCCGGCGCCGACCGGCTGTTCCGCCGCGCGGCCCGCGACCTCGGCACCGGCGTGATCCGCTGCTGGCTCATGTGGGCGGCGGTCACGATGGCCACGCTGTGGTCGCGGCCGCGCGCCCGCTGGTACTGGCGGGGCGTCGTCGCGGGGCTCATCGCGGCGGTCGTCGTGCTCGGGGCCCTCGCCACGGGCGACCTGTTCGGGGTCGGGCCCGGGGTGCCGTGGATGGGGCACGGGCCGCTGTGGACCCGGATCCTCGGCGGTGCGGCCGGGGCGCTCGTCATCCCCTCCGTGCTCGCCCTCAGCTGGGGACGGCGGCTCGCGCCCGCGGGCGTCATCGCCGGGATCACGCTCGCGTTCCTCCTGCACGTGACCGTGGCGATCGCGGTGCTCTACGCCCTCTACCGGCTGCTGGAACGGCTCGTGAGCGGCCCGAGTCTCGGAGCGCGTCCGCCCGCGGGCTGA
- a CDS encoding NUDIX hydrolase translates to MPDLAAALSTTLVALGAEPWAAGEPLRAEYAAFLAADPGRVHRTGPEHFTASAMVFTPDLAQILLCLHGKAGFWVQLGGHLEADDPTPLAGALREAREESGLSDVVATRDLPIDLNRHELASEFGRCRAHWDVVYALTAEPRPPVVSPESKDVRWFPTSSLPPNCAPGFEAQVDAALARLRPAQHPAR, encoded by the coding sequence GTGCCCGATCTCGCCGCCGCCCTCTCGACCACCCTCGTCGCCCTCGGGGCCGAACCGTGGGCGGCCGGCGAGCCGCTGCGGGCAGAGTACGCCGCCTTCCTCGCCGCCGATCCGGGGCGCGTGCACCGCACCGGCCCCGAGCACTTCACCGCCTCGGCCATGGTCTTCACCCCCGACCTCGCGCAGATCCTGCTGTGCCTGCACGGCAAGGCCGGCTTCTGGGTGCAGCTCGGCGGCCACCTCGAGGCCGACGATCCCACCCCGCTCGCGGGGGCGCTGCGGGAGGCGCGGGAGGAGAGCGGGCTGAGTGACGTCGTCGCGACGCGGGATCTGCCCATCGACCTGAACCGGCACGAGCTGGCATCCGAGTTCGGCCGGTGCCGGGCCCACTGGGACGTGGTCTATGCGCTCACCGCGGAGCCGCGGCCGCCCGTGGTGAGCCCGGAGAGCAAGGACGTGCGCTGGTTCCCGACCTCGAGCCTGCCCCCGAACTGCGCCCCGGGTTTCGAAGCTCAGGTCGACGCGGCCCTGGCGCGACTGCGGCCCGCGCAGCACCCGGCTCGCTGA
- the rplS gene encoding 50S ribosomal protein L19 — MQKLDSIDAGSLKEIPQFRAGDTVKVHVNIVEGSRSRVQIFQGVVLGRQGSGLRETCRVRKFSFGVGVERVFPLHSPTVDKIEVVTRGDVRRAKLYYLRDRKGKATRVKELRETAN; from the coding sequence ATGCAGAAACTGGATTCGATCGACGCGGGCTCCCTCAAGGAGATCCCGCAGTTCCGGGCCGGTGACACGGTCAAGGTGCACGTGAACATCGTGGAAGGCAGCCGCTCGCGCGTGCAGATCTTCCAGGGCGTTGTGCTCGGGCGCCAGGGCAGTGGCCTGCGGGAGACGTGCCGCGTGCGCAAGTTCTCCTTCGGTGTCGGCGTCGAGCGTGTGTTCCCGCTGCACTCGCCCACGGTCGACAAGATCGAGGTCGTCACCCGCGGTGACGTGCGCCGCGCGAAGCTGTACTACCTGCGCGATCGCAAGGGCAAGGCGACCCGCGTCAAGGAACTGCGCGAGACCGCGAACTGA
- the lepB gene encoding signal peptidase I: MLGFLREAAIVVVAALVISLVIKTFFAQAFYIPSESMEDTLKVDDRLIVNKLRPGPLDIQRGDVVVFVDPGGWLRPHYEEPTVVQQVLTWVGLLPADAGEHLIKRVIGLPGDEVACCDDQGRVTVNGAPLDEPYIKPGAVPSEKTFDETVPAEHLWVMGDNRPRSQDSRYSQGAVGGGFVPIDNVVGTAWVRVWPLDRLGMIGRSGETFADVPDPGTREPAPDQETAGD; encoded by the coding sequence GTGCTCGGGTTCCTGCGCGAGGCCGCGATCGTGGTGGTCGCCGCGCTCGTCATCTCCCTCGTGATCAAGACCTTCTTCGCTCAGGCGTTCTACATCCCGAGCGAGTCGATGGAGGACACGCTCAAGGTTGACGACCGCCTCATCGTGAACAAGCTCCGGCCCGGCCCGCTCGACATCCAACGCGGCGACGTCGTGGTGTTCGTGGACCCGGGCGGCTGGCTGCGGCCGCACTACGAGGAGCCGACCGTGGTCCAGCAGGTGCTCACGTGGGTGGGCCTGCTGCCCGCGGACGCCGGCGAGCACCTCATCAAGCGGGTCATCGGCCTGCCCGGCGACGAGGTGGCCTGCTGTGACGACCAGGGCCGCGTGACCGTCAACGGCGCGCCCCTGGACGAGCCGTACATCAAGCCGGGCGCGGTGCCGAGCGAGAAGACCTTCGACGAGACCGTGCCCGCCGAACACCTGTGGGTCATGGGTGACAACCGCCCCAGGTCGCAGGATTCGCGGTACTCCCAGGGCGCGGTCGGCGGGGGCTTCGTGCCGATCGACAACGTTGTGGGCACCGCCTGGGTGCGGGTGTGGCCGCTCGACCGGCTCGGCATGATCGGACGCTCGGGCGAGACGTTCGCCGACGTGCCCGATCCCGGCACCCGGGAACCGGCTCCGGACCAGGAGACCGCGGGCGACTGA
- a CDS encoding YraN family protein gives MQPLQIGRAGECVARAYLGERGWRIHDANWHCRYGEIDLVASRGTVLAFIEVKTRTSTAHGHPLEAITARKLARLRRLSAAWLASHEHEPPEIRLDLIAILAPRSGPVRLEHVRGIG, from the coding sequence ATGCAGCCACTGCAGATCGGGCGCGCCGGGGAATGCGTCGCCCGGGCCTACCTGGGCGAGCGCGGCTGGCGGATCCACGACGCGAATTGGCACTGCCGGTACGGCGAGATCGACCTCGTCGCCTCCCGGGGCACGGTGCTCGCGTTCATCGAGGTGAAGACGCGCACCTCGACCGCCCACGGCCACCCGCTCGAGGCGATCACCGCGCGCAAGCTCGCCCGGCTGCGTCGACTCTCGGCGGCATGGCTCGCGAGCCACGAACACGAGCCCCCCGAGATCCGCCTCGACCTCATCGCGATCCTTGCGCCCCGGTCGGGACCGGTGCGGCTCGAGCACGTGCGGGGCATCGGATGA